From the Eleutherodactylus coqui strain aEleCoq1 chromosome 7, aEleCoq1.hap1, whole genome shotgun sequence genome, one window contains:
- the LOC136572531 gene encoding toll-like receptor 1, which produces MSTLFILSLAAVFMPTLCNAYSVIGSNEVISNYSYESLTSVPMNVSSNTTVLDLSHNYIEKLETTDFSDLKYLKVLILSYNQITDIYSDVFDSNLHLEYLDLSNNRLEKISSTFPDNLRHLDISSNNFTTMSPCRNFTNLLRLEYLGLGAANISKSDLESVSHLHLHEVFIELNGLYEYENSSLLVLNTNCLHLSTLSDQKDIFNVLFDAVNTSKILKLSNFGKWDGRQFYDKYISAIVNNSRVTHLTMRNLGLPWVNLVNILQKIWHSSLESLHIYNLTIQEFIFNITFDYSKTSMKELLIKQVTIEVFIFNQLNLYQLFSEMNIKNLTINNANLLFMTCPSNTSTFENIDFSHNAVTDDIFQNCLTLTKLKTFKLARNKLQRLSEVSLMTEKMTSLQYLDISQNPLAYSEEDCHWSPSIETLEMASCSLPNSVFQCLPKNVTTVNLHNNDISDVQVEITNLTNLKHLDLGYNRLSDLPDCTLFPQLVMISVEYNQLPYPSPESLKNCSGLKQINIGNNPFHCFCEIKNFINERTKSPGTFIGWPDNYVCERPDELKGVSLKDFYLPEIYCNVFMMVPVIVIPIIVGLFLVFGLCKYFDVPWFLKMAGQLIRTKQRTRNSKNGYQELQKDFSFHAFISYNENDASWVKNILLPSIESMKNIRICQHERNFTPGKSIVENIINCIDNSYKSIFVLSPHFVQSEWCHYELYFAHHKLYSENTDNLILILLEPIPQYLIPSRYFKLKALMKQRTYLEWPKEKSKHALFWANLRAAISINLSDLEQESSVSVPSVSA; this is translated from the coding sequence ATGTCTACCCTCTTCATTCTCAGCCTAGCTGCTGTCTTCATGCCCACTCTGTGTAATGCATATTCAGTCATTGGGAGTAATGAGGTTATTTCTAATTACTCTTATGAGTCACTGACTAGTGTGCCAATGAATGTATCCTCAAATACTACTGTACTGGATCTATCACACAATTACATTGAAAAACTGGAAACCACAGACTTCAGCGATTTGAAATATCTCAAAGTCCTCATTCTGTCTTATAACCAAATCACCGACATATACTCTGATGTTTTTGATTCTAATCTTCATCTGGAATATTTGGATTTATCCAACAACCGACTTGAAAAAATATCTAGCACTTTTCCAGATAACCTACGTCATCTGGACATTTCCTCCAACAACTTCACAACAATGTCACCCTGTAGAAACTTCACAAATCTTCTACGGCTGGAATATTTAGGTCTTGGTGCAGCCAATATTTCTAAATCAGATTTGGAATCTGTTTCCCACTTACATTTGCATGAGGTATTTATTGAGTTAAATGGTTTATATGAATATGAAAATTCTAGCCTACTGGTGTTAAATACAAACTGCTTACACCTTTCTACACTATCTGATCAAAAAGACATTTTCAATGTACTTTTTGATGCTGTCAACACCTCAAAGATTTTGAAactatccaattttggaaaatggGACGGAAGACAATTCTACGATAAATATATTTCGGCAATAGTTAACAACTCTCGGGTTACTCATTTAACCATGAGGAACCTTGGCTTACCGTGGGTAAATCTTGTCAACATTCTTCAGAAAATATGGCACTCATCTCTGGAGAGCCTTCACATATATAATCTCACAATACAGGAATTTATCTTCAACATAACATTTGACTATTCTAAAACTTCTATGAAAGAACTCTTAATTAAACAGGTTACAATTGAAGTATTTATATTCAATCAATTGAACTTGTACCAGCTGTTCTCTGAAATGAACATCAAGAATCTAACAATTAACAATGCCAATTTACTTTTTATGACCTGTCCTTCGAATACTAGCACCTTTGAGAACATAGACTTTTCCCATAATGCAGTCACAGATGATATTTTTCAGAACTGTTTGACACTCACTAAGTTGAAAACTTTTAAACTGGCAAGAAATAAATTGCAAAGGTTGTCTGAAGTAAGCCTTATGACGGAGAAGATGACATCCTTACAATATCTAGACATTAGCCAAAATCCTCTTGCTTACAGTGAAGAAGATTGCCACTGGTCACCAAGCATAGAAACGTTGGAGATGGCATCTTGTTCATTGCCCAACTCTGTATTTCAGTGTTTACCAAAAAATGTCACAACCGTTAATTTACATAACAATGATATATCAGATGTCCAAGTGGAAATAACTAATTTGACAAATTTGAAACACCTTGACCTTGGATATAATAGACTTTCCGATCTACCAGACTGCACATTATTTCCCCAACTTGTGATGATAAGTGTTGAGTACAATCAGCTTCCATATCCATCCCCTGAGTCTCTCAAAAATTGCTCGGGTTTAAAACAAATTAACATTGGAAACAATCCGTTCCATTGCTTCTGTGAGATAAAAAATTTCATAAACGAGAGAACAAAGTCTCCAGGAACATTTATTGGTTGGCCAGATAACTATGTTTGCGAAAGACCCGATGAATTAAAAGGGGTCAGTTTGAAGGATTTCTACCTGCCTGAGATATATTGCAATGTTTTTATGATGGTTCCAGTTATTGTTATACCAATAATAGTTGGTCTTTTCCTAGTTTTTGGTTTGTGTAAGTATTTTGATGTACCTTGGTTCTTAAAAATGGCCGGGCAATTAATAAGGACGAAGCAGAGGACTAGGAATTCCAAGAACGGATACCAGGAACTCCAGAAAGATTTCTCCTTCCACGCTTTTATTTCCTATAATGAAAATGATGCATCTTGGGTGAAGAATATCTTGCTGCCCAGTATTGAGAGCATGAAAAATATACGTATTTGTCAGCACGAGAGAAATTTCACCCCAGGGAAAAGCATAGTAGAAAACATCATAAACTGTATTGATAATAGCTACAAGTCAATCTTTGTGTTGTCCCCACACTTTGTTCAGAGCGAGTGGTGTCATTATGAACTGTATTTCGCTCATCACAAACTTTATTCTGAAAACACAGACAACCTTATCCTTATTTTGCTGGAACCCATCCCACAATATCTTATTCCTTCACGATATTTCAAATTAAAAGCTCTCATGAAACAAAGAACCTATTTGGAATGGCCAAAGGAAAAAAGTAAGCACGCTCTTTTCTGGGCTAATTTAAGGGCAGCTATAAGCATCAATTTGTCTGACTTAGAACAGGAAAGCTCTGTTTCTGTCCCAAGTGTAAGTGCATGA